GGCAAGTGGGAGGATCGTGACAAGCTGGTTGCGGCGGCTCATGAACGCAAGAAAGACATGGTGTGCTCGCTGATTCATATCATTCGGCGCACCCCGCCATCTGATCGTGAAGAAACCATTGTGGATGAGGCAATCAGAATCCTGGAGACATATGAGCGGCCCGTGGTACTGGCTGACCTGCTCGAAGTGGTGCGCCAGGCGCCTGCAGCGCTTCGTGCAGCCGCGCTGGATCGTGGGGACCTTGATCATTATCGCGCGGTCACTGAAAGTCTGGAAGCATCCCTGATGGCGCTGGTGTCGGGCCGTTTCGGCGCTCTTTTCGCGGTGGAGACCACGACGCCGATGATGATGGACCGATGCGTGGTGTTCAACGTGAGCGCATTTAAGGAAGCCTCAGAGGACCTGCAGGCAGCCTTGTTGCTGGCGTGCTGGTCGTATGGGTTCGCCACGGTCGAGATAGCTCAGACGCTGGCGGATGCGGGCGTGGCCCCACGTCGGCGCTACAAGATCGTCATGGATGAACTGTGGCGTATTCTGCGTGCCTCATCGGGACTGGTGGAGCGGATTGACTCGCTGACTCGCCTGAACCGCACGATCGGTGTGGGGCAGGTCATGATCACGCACTCGATGGCCGATTTCAACGCTCTGGCATCGCCTGCCGACCGGCTGAAAGCGGCAGGTTTTGTCGAGCGGTCAAAAATGCTGTTCCTTGGCGGCATGCCTGCGCGTGAAATGAGCTTGCTGGAGGGCGTGTTCTCCCTGACAGAAAAGGAAAAGGACATGCTCACGTCGTGGAACGCGCCTGGCACCTACGACCCAACCACGGGGCGTGACGCCCCGCCGCTGGGAATGGGCAAGTTCCTGCTCAAGACGTCTAACGCGCCTGGCACTCCCTTCCAGGTGCGCTTCGTGGATGGTGAGGCCGCACTGTCAGATACGAATCAGCGGTGGGCCAGGAGAGCCCAATGAGTGTTCGAGACGATGCGGATACGTGGGAGCCGTCCACTCTCCTCATGGTGGTCGTGACCGTCATGGTGATCGCCGGCAGCGTGCCGCTCATTGCGGGTGTGCACGTGTGGGCGTGGGCGCGTGGCGTGGCGGATGTGTCGTGGAATCCGTTCACACTCGTGCTTGATTTGGCGGGCGGCCGAGTGGATCCCACGGGGGAGGTGTATTGGTGGATTACGGCTGCGGCAGGAATCCTTGTGGTGGTGAGTGGCCTGGTGTTCCTGGCAGGTGTGCGCAGACACCGCCAGTCGCGTCGAGGTGATGAGGCCGCGCAGTATGCGGGGCGCGGCCGTGACATTGAGCCGATCACATTGAAGGCTGTTGCAGCCAAAGCTCAGCGCCTGGGCGTGCAGGGTGCGGCTGGATTGCCTGTAGGTCGCACCGTGGCAGC
The sequence above is a segment of the Schaalia radingae genome. Coding sequences within it:
- a CDS encoding ATP/GTP-binding protein, which codes for MAGFVSDLLAALFGGVSATASKGGRGSGWPANGPLIQPWRATSKQVCGLWPFIVGSNTALVGAPLGRALRGGGAVCADEISWFERGLISAPSAMVLGLNGLGKSSLVRRMITASAGFGVHTMVLGDIKPDYVALIEALGGQVISIEHGGAGINPLDAGNVSEAVALLEAAGKWEDRDKLVAAAHERKKDMVCSLIHIIRRTPPSDREETIVDEAIRILETYERPVVLADLLEVVRQAPAALRAAALDRGDLDHYRAVTESLEASLMALVSGRFGALFAVETTTPMMMDRCVVFNVSAFKEASEDLQAALLLACWSYGFATVEIAQTLADAGVAPRRRYKIVMDELWRILRASSGLVERIDSLTRLNRTIGVGQVMITHSMADFNALASPADRLKAAGFVERSKMLFLGGMPAREMSLLEGVFSLTEKEKDMLTSWNAPGTYDPTTGRDAPPLGMGKFLLKTSNAPGTPFQVRFVDGEAALSDTNQRWARRAQ